A single Vanessa atalanta chromosome 25, ilVanAtal1.2, whole genome shotgun sequence DNA region contains:
- the LOC125073747 gene encoding uncharacterized protein LOC125073747, with protein sequence MLDKSILGGSWESVISRDDYEIDYSPSPRGSPLKETTNIQEEQPYLISRHNPNKTFRRESVIASWKSLKKEREQALGKRVVYVDADSYEDYYGRNEVKRCKSERTANAPRVLKKVKRTYSVLYRYDPNEEKVVKEYKYQPAKEPEMSTITNLQKSYSEPFLRPERTPKKKVKRSITTFLNIKTKLVSLFSSKS encoded by the exons ATGTTGGACAAGTCCATCCTAGGCGGTAGTTGGGAGAGCGTG ATCTCGAGAGACGACTACGAGATCGACTACAGTCCAAGTCCAAGAGGATCACCTCTGAAGGAAACAACCAATATCCAGGAGGAGCAGCCTTACTTGATCAGTCGCCACAATCCTAACAAGACGTTCCGTCGTGAGTCCGTCATTGCTTCCTGGAAAAGTTTAAAGAAGGAGCGAGAACAGGCCTTAGGGAAACGTGTCGTGTATGTCGACGCTGATAGTTATGAAGATTATTACGGGAGGAACGAAGTCAAACGTTGTAAAAGCGAGAGAACAGCAAACGCTCCTCGTGTTCTCAAAAAGGTCAAACGTACATATTCCGTATTGTATAGATACGACCCGAACGAGGAAAAGGTTGTAAAGGAATACAAATACCAACCGGCCAAGGAACCTGAAATGTCAACGATCACAAACCTTCAGAAATCTTACTCGGAACCATTTCTGAGACCCGAGAGAACACCTAAGAAGAAGGTAAAGAGATCTATCACAACGTTCCTTAACATCAAGACGAAGTTAGTCAGCTTATTCTCGTCCAAGAGTTAA